The following are encoded in a window of Candidatus Paceibacterota bacterium genomic DNA:
- a CDS encoding GAF domain-containing protein encodes MKAPIPDNEKQRLAALREYQILDSGTEQAYDDITALAAYVCDVPIATISLVDESRQWFKSRVGLNEQETPRDVAFCAHAILQVEPLIVRDALNDARFADSALVTRTPHIRFYAGFPLSSPEGFALGSLCAIDRKPRQLSPQQKTAMQALARQVMALLELRRASKRMAEVLEKVKTLHGLLPICAWCKRIRDDQGYWSQVEAYIHEHTGADFTHGICPECLEKQRPNRGTTE; translated from the coding sequence ATGAAGGCCCCCATCCCCGACAATGAGAAGCAGCGGTTGGCAGCCCTGCGCGAGTACCAAATCCTGGATAGCGGGACGGAACAGGCTTACGATGATATCACCGCGCTGGCCGCATATGTCTGTGATGTGCCCATCGCCACGATCTCCCTCGTGGACGAGTCCCGGCAGTGGTTCAAATCAAGGGTGGGATTGAACGAACAGGAGACGCCGCGCGATGTGGCGTTTTGCGCCCATGCGATCCTGCAGGTGGAACCGTTGATCGTGCGAGATGCGCTCAACGACGCGAGGTTCGCGGACAGCGCCCTGGTCACGCGCACGCCGCACATACGGTTCTACGCCGGCTTCCCGCTGTCCAGCCCGGAAGGCTTTGCTTTGGGTTCCCTGTGTGCCATTGACCGCAAGCCGCGGCAACTCTCTCCCCAGCAGAAGACCGCGATGCAAGCCCTGGCGCGCCAGGTGATGGCTCTACTGGAGCTGCGGCGTGCCTCGAAGCGCATGGCCGAGGTGTTGGAGAAGGTCAAAACTCTGCACGGCCTGCTGCCAATCTGCGCCTGGTGCAAGCGCATCCGCGACGACCAAGGCTACTGGAGCCAAGTCGAGGCCTACATCCACGAGCACACCGGGGCCGACTTCACACACGGCATTTGCCCCGAGTGCCTGGAGAAGCAGCGCCCGAACAGGGGGACAACGGAGTGA
- the ald gene encoding alanine dehydrogenase, translated as MIIGVPKEIKDQEYRVALLPSVAYQLVQRGHQVLVERNAGAGSGYPDSDYAQAGATLVNDHAAAYEKADIVVKVKEPLPSEYGLLKPGQLLFTYLHLAASRSLTEALIKSRVTGLAYETIEVNRRLPLLEPMSEIAGRMSVLVGGYFLAKHNGGSGVLLGGVPGVLPGKVVVLGGGASGINAARMAQGMGADVTILEVDLERMRFLDITLHTAHTLYSNEAHLMELLPSVDLLIGAVLVPGAKAPRLIRRDMLRRMHPGSVLVDIAIDQGGCSETSRPTTHDHPVFVEEGVVHYCVANMPGAYARTATQALTNVTHRYLELLADHGLAESCQRQPALVSGINVMDGKITHKAVAGAHGLAYSAPAF; from the coding sequence ATGATCATTGGCGTGCCTAAAGAGATTAAGGACCAGGAATACCGCGTGGCCTTGCTGCCTTCGGTTGCTTATCAACTCGTCCAGCGCGGCCACCAGGTGCTGGTGGAACGTAACGCCGGCGCCGGGTCGGGCTACCCTGATTCGGATTACGCCCAAGCCGGCGCGACCCTAGTGAACGACCACGCGGCGGCGTACGAAAAGGCCGATATCGTGGTGAAGGTCAAGGAACCGCTGCCGTCTGAATACGGGCTGCTCAAGCCGGGCCAACTGCTGTTTACTTACCTGCACCTGGCGGCGAGCCGGTCGCTGACTGAGGCGCTGATAAAATCCCGGGTGACCGGACTGGCCTATGAGACCATCGAAGTCAACCGGCGACTGCCGCTGCTGGAACCGATGAGCGAGATTGCTGGGCGCATGTCTGTCCTGGTCGGCGGCTACTTTCTAGCCAAGCACAATGGCGGCAGCGGCGTGTTGCTCGGCGGGGTGCCTGGCGTGTTGCCGGGCAAGGTCGTCGTGCTGGGAGGCGGCGCCTCGGGCATCAACGCCGCCCGCATGGCCCAGGGGATGGGCGCCGATGTGACCATCCTCGAAGTGGATCTGGAGCGAATGCGCTTCCTGGACATCACCTTGCATACTGCCCACACACTTTACTCGAACGAAGCGCACCTGATGGAACTGCTGCCGTCGGTGGATCTGCTCATCGGCGCCGTGCTGGTTCCCGGGGCCAAGGCGCCCCGGCTGATTCGCCGCGATATGCTGCGGCGGATGCACCCGGGCAGCGTGCTGGTGGATATCGCGATTGACCAGGGCGGTTGCTCGGAAACATCCCGACCCACCACGCACGATCACCCGGTCTTCGTTGAGGAAGGTGTTGTCCACTATTGCGTGGCCAACATGCCGGGGGCCTATGCGCGGACGGCGACGCAGGCGTTGACGAACGTCACTCACCGCTATCTTGAATTGCTGGCCGATCACGGGCTGGCCGAATCGTGCCAGCGGCAGCCGGCGCTGGTAAGCGGGATCAACGTGATGGACGGCAAGATCACCCACAAGGCCGTGGCCGGCGCGCATGGGCTGGCGTATTCGGCGCCGGCCTTTTGA
- a CDS encoding YhjD/YihY/BrkB family envelope integrity protein, with protein sequence MAKKVSRFHQIRQRAEALLDERAPASLAGTSRWLRYVHFWVLVCKSFIRNRCLVRASALAYATVLALVPMLAVAMSISSAVLKKEGEDQIDKFIVQLVASVTPAETVGLNELKLDEDWFTEFTDTNASAEVTAPSSAPTNSPALSGGGGATNGAAPPAFAETAQVVRTRQAIARGIHEFIQNTRSGALGVTGSILLVFAAISMLNRIEDTFNDIWGVARGRSWFMRIVLYWGVISLAPLLIAVALGLTTGPHWGVTQQWLAVVPVLGPLIFQLMPVVVLCLSFALFYALIPNTHVNWQAALAGGLAGGILFHLNNLASVLYVSRVVSNSRIYGSLGMVPVFMIGLYFAWLILLFGAQVAYAYQNRASYLEERQVENINQRGREFVALRLMTCIGQRFAKGELPPDSVEIAEALAVPTRLVQQLMRILCAARLVTETAGEAPGYLPARPLETITCHDILMALRASQGQDLATRDEPTRTEVYGEFHRIEEAERHAAASVTMLALVNRAQSQNILTE encoded by the coding sequence ATGGCGAAAAAGGTCTCCAGGTTCCATCAGATCCGCCAGCGCGCGGAGGCGCTGCTGGACGAGCGGGCCCCGGCGTCGCTGGCCGGCACTTCCCGCTGGCTTCGCTACGTTCATTTCTGGGTTCTGGTGTGCAAGAGCTTCATCCGCAACCGCTGCCTGGTGCGCGCCTCGGCGCTGGCCTACGCCACCGTGCTGGCGCTTGTTCCCATGCTGGCCGTGGCTATGAGCATCAGCAGCGCCGTGCTCAAGAAGGAGGGGGAAGACCAGATTGACAAGTTCATCGTGCAACTGGTGGCCAGCGTCACGCCGGCGGAAACGGTGGGCCTGAACGAACTTAAGCTCGATGAAGACTGGTTTACGGAGTTCACGGACACCAACGCATCCGCCGAGGTGACCGCACCTTCGTCCGCGCCCACCAACAGCCCGGCTCTCTCAGGCGGCGGCGGAGCAACCAACGGGGCCGCGCCGCCGGCCTTCGCCGAAACCGCGCAAGTGGTCAGGACGCGTCAAGCGATAGCGCGGGGCATCCACGAGTTCATCCAAAACACCCGCAGCGGCGCGTTGGGAGTGACGGGTAGTATTCTGTTGGTGTTCGCGGCCATCTCGATGCTGAACCGGATTGAAGACACTTTCAACGATATCTGGGGCGTGGCGCGCGGGCGAAGCTGGTTCATGCGGATTGTCCTCTACTGGGGCGTTATCAGCCTGGCGCCTTTGTTAATCGCCGTCGCGCTGGGGCTGACGACCGGACCACACTGGGGGGTTACGCAGCAGTGGCTGGCGGTCGTGCCGGTTTTGGGCCCGCTCATCTTCCAGCTCATGCCGGTCGTGGTCTTGTGCCTGTCCTTCGCCTTGTTTTATGCCCTGATACCAAATACGCACGTTAATTGGCAGGCGGCTCTGGCCGGCGGCCTGGCCGGGGGCATTCTCTTTCATCTCAACAACCTCGCGAGCGTGCTCTACGTGTCGCGCGTGGTGTCCAACAGCAGGATTTACGGCAGCCTCGGGATGGTGCCCGTGTTCATGATCGGGCTCTACTTTGCGTGGTTGATCCTGCTGTTTGGGGCGCAGGTGGCCTACGCGTACCAGAACCGGGCTTCGTATCTGGAGGAACGGCAGGTTGAGAACATCAACCAGCGCGGGCGTGAGTTCGTGGCGCTGCGGCTGATGACCTGCATCGGCCAGCGGTTCGCGAAGGGGGAGCTGCCGCCCGACTCGGTCGAAATCGCCGAGGCACTGGCCGTGCCGACGCGCCTGGTGCAGCAGCTGATGCGAATCTTGTGCGCCGCCCGGCTCGTGACAGAGACCGCCGGCGAAGCCCCGGGCTACTTGCCGGCGCGCCCGCTGGAAACGATCACTTGCCACGATATCCTGATGGCCTTGCGCGCCAGCCAGGGGCAGGACCTGGCGACGCGCGACGAGCCGACGCGCACAGAAGTCTACGGGGAATTCCACCGTATCGAGGAAGCGGAACGGCACGCTGCGGCTTCGGTAACCATGCTGGCGCTGGTCAACCGGGCGCAGAGCCAGAATATCCTGACAGAGTGA